The DNA window TGTGACCGTGGCTCGTGCTGCCGTTACTGGGCACCGCTGTGGGGATGGGCAGCCAGGGACGACCACGGCCGCTGCCAGGCTGGGTGCCCTGCTTGCCACggccctgctgctcctgccgcAGGGGCACTCGCCCCCCCAGCGCTCTGCAGCCAGGCTCAGCGCCCGCGGGGTGATGCCCATCTCCCCTCGGCAGACCCCTGTCCCAGAGGAGGTGTTTCGCCTGGCAGCGGGGACCAAAGGGGCGAGGGagcccggggaccccccccagcacagtgGGGACCCCCGGGCAGGCGCTGGCTGGGGTCAGCCTCTtgctccagcagcccccagctctgctcgTAACCCTCCCGCGGGGCCGTGGGGTGCCAGGGCCGTTCCCAGGAGCCATCCCTCACCCCTGGCACCgctcccggggccggggggagggctcagagcagctgctgcagggcacaggGGGGAGTGAGGGGCGCAGGCaccagggctgcagccccctctCCAGCTGCGCCAGCTCCCGCGGCAGCGCTGGCCTTGGGGCAGTTGCCACGCAGCGGGAGCAGCCGGGCCCCCGCAATGACCTTCGTCGGGAGCCAAGAGCTCCCGTTCGGAGCGGAGCCGCCAGCGGGTGCAAGGCTGCTCCCGGCAGTGCAGGGCCTCGGGACGGCTGCCAGCCCCGCTCTGCCAGCGGGGACACCGGGAGCCCCACGGGGACAAacagccccccagccctgggcagcctgcggGGTGCCCTCGGAGCTGACCCTCCCCAGGGCCCTGGGGGCACCCACAGCACGGACCGGAGTAGCCACCCCTGTGGCCAGTGGGTCAGGGCTCCCACCCAGCCCATGCCCAGCAGCGCTGGCTCTGGGGACCCCTGCCCGTGCCCGGGGACACCGGCAGCACAGGAGGTGGCCACGGGACACTTTATTGCTGTGTGGGGCTTGGCAGGcgcagaggggagaggggaccGGGGGGCACCCGTGCCAGCCCCACAGGCCACAGAGTGCTTTGGGGCACGGGAAAACAGCAGGAGTGACCCCATCCTGCCCTCGCTGTCCTGCCGCTGGTCCCCTCCTGCCCGCAGCCTCGGTGCCCGCTGAGCACCCCGGAGTGGCCCCGTGGGCGCGGGGCCATGCCCGGCTCACAGGGAGCTGCTCCGGCAGGAGCCAGCCCCGgtgggcagccccggccccccccgcacccccgggATCCCCCGCTTGGgcggcagggaggaggaggagcagcggAAGGAGCCGGTGGCCGGGGAGGGCGGCTGGGGCTTGGGGCCGTGCCCGCAGGGGCAGCGCCAGCCCCTCGGGAAGGGGATGGTGAAGAGCCCGTAGGTGATGGGGTCCAGGCACGCGTTGAAGAGGCCGAAGATGAAGAGGATGTGGGTGAGGGCTGGCGAGACCCTCTTCTGCATGGCCCGTGGGCAGAACCAGTACCAGAGCCCGAGGAGGTAGTAGGGGGTCCAGCAGAGGATGAAGGAGGAGACGATGACCAGGCTCATCTTCAGCATGCGCAGCCGTGCCCGCGGGATGTTGTTCCTGGAGCACCGCAGAGACACGTCCCGGGAGGAGACTGGGGGGGACACGGCCCGTGAGCGGGGTGATGCTGGCTGGGACAGGGACCCCATGCCctgggggagagctgggggggtccctgcacagccccccgggccgggggACAGGGCAGCGGCTGCCCAGGCACTCACAGAGGCCGGAGCCCATGCGCAGGAGGATGCGGGCGTAGCAGCAGACCATGATGAGCAGCGGGAGCAGGAAGAGGCAGGCAAAGCCCAGCATGTTGTAGAGGGTCTCGTGCCAGCGCCGGGGGAAGCTGCCGCGCGTGGTGCACTGGGTGAAGTTGTGCGGGGGGCGGAGGGTGACCGTGCGGAAGAGGAACAGCTGgaggcagagtagagggggcCATGGGGTGATGGGGGCTCGGTGCCTCCCAAGGGCAGGGCACCAGAGTCCCACGGGGTCAGACCCTGCCTGCAGGAGTGAGACCAGCAGCCGTGCCCCTCTGCCACTCCTGGGGGGCTGGGACGtgcggggaggggagcagagcggGGCGGAGGGGGCACGATGCCACAGCCCCTCCTTGACTGCCCAGCTCGGCTGCCTCCCCTCCGAGCCCCCTCCATCCTCACCCCGCAGGGCTCACGGCAGCACCGGTCCCAggagcagcaccagccccgGGGGCACCACCAACCCCGGGAGCATCACCAGCCAGCGCAGCCGGGCACCCCGGCAGCGGGCACAGGGGCCGGGTGGGCATCTGCCCCGGGGGCACAGGGCCAGAGAAGAGCCCCGGGGAGGGGTACCTGCGGCACGGCGAGCCCAGCGCTGAGGAGCCAGGCGGCGCAGAGCATGGTGCGGTTCCTGGCGCGGGCGCGGGCGATGGCCAGCGGGCGCAGGATGGCGGCCTGCCTGTCCAGGCTGATGACGACGGTGACGAAGGCGGAGGCGTGCATGGCCAGCAGCCGCAGGTACATGAGGAGGCGGCAGGCCAGGTCGCCCGCCCGCCACTGCAGCGTGATGTTCCAGACGGCGTCCAGCGGCATCACGGCCACCGTCACCAGGAGGTCGGCGGCGGCcaggtgcagcagcagcaggcgggTGTGGGAGCGCCggccgcccccccggccccccgccgcccgcagcACCGCCGCGTTGCAGCCGGCCGAGAGGGCGAAGAGGGCGAAGGTGACGGCCACGCGGGCCTGGGCGGCGGGGGAGAAGGTGGGCAGCCGCAGCGGCTCCTCAGCCTGGGGGCTCCAGGAGCAGCCCCGCTCGGGGGGGGACAGGCTGCCGGGGGGCTCCGCGCTGGCGTTGCCCACCGCAGGGTCTGCGTGGCCCCTTCCTGCTGCGACAGGCAGACAGGCAGCGGccccctgcccagaggggtgCCGGGGTGGGGGCTCCGGAGGGGACGGGTCACGCTCAGCGTAGGAGGTGCCATCCCCTggagccctgctccctgcccagggccacGGTACCTGCACCACGACCCCAACCCCAGCTCGCTGCATCcctgccttcagctgctccctgcatccccgctgcccccagagcccccccacaccccacagAGCTGCCCAGGTCCTTGGCACCAAGCAGGGCACAGGGACACAGTCTCCGCcgccccccaccaccacccccggCCATTCCTGCTGCCCGTCCGCATCCCTCCTGGTCCTGCACGGGGACAGGGACCCTCCCAGCCCAACGCCAGACCCCCGCTGCCCCCACCCACCTCACCTCCAGCCGGGGTGTCCTGCCCCGCGCCGCTCAGCCAGGCCATGCCAGGTCCCTGCTCCGAGAGCTCCCGCACCCGCGCCGTGCCCGGGAcaggggggagcggggcaggtACCTCTGTCACGCTGGCGCCCGCAGCCCCCTCTGCTCCTGCGCGGGGCCACGCTCCGCAGGCGCCGGTGGGGTGCCCTTGGTGGCTCGGGTTGCTCCTTGACGTAGCTGGAACGGCTCGGTCCTGCACCCCGCgccacccacacacacacacgtaagTGTGCACAGGGCTCACACACACGAATGCCCGCTCCTGTCGGTGCACACACGGATGCACACACGTGTACACGCGCACACGCAGCTCTGTCCCGAGCTCTGAGCCCCTCTACCCCCCGCAGGCAGCTCCATCCCCCTGCCCACACTCACCCCAGTCCCACCCTCGGGGCGCAGGGCTGGCCTGGCCCCTTGTGCGGCCCCAGGACACCCACGGGGCGGCCCCCACCCGGGGCAGGGCAATGGGTGCCCCTTGGCAGAGGGGCCAGGGAGCTGGgtgaggagctgggcagggggagcTGCCCCGCAGCCGTGGGGTCggggggaccccccagccccagtgtgCCCCAGGGGGAAGGACCTGCCCCAGGGactgctgccagggctgggcatCGGGGCACACAAAGGCTCCTCGCTTCGGGGTGCGTCATTTGGGGGGGGTCCAGAGACCCACAGGTCccttctcccagcccagcctctgcCAGCTGCTCCCCCAGACCGTGGCTGTCCCCGCAGCCGCAGCATGTCCCCATGGCCAGAGCTTGTCCCCATGGCCAGAGCATGTCCCCAGGTCCCTTGagccctgggaggggaggggggagctgcaggctgggggaaggcagggggCTGCTTTGCACCTCAAAGGCTTCGCCCCCCCTGGCAGAGGGCATTAACGTAATTAGCAAGTCATTTCACAGGTAAGTGGGGCTCATTAGCCCTGCAGACCCCCTGCCCCcgagccccccaccccggggcatTAGCACCCGGCTGCCAGCCCCCACCAGGGTCCCTGGGATGGACCCTCCAGACCCCGCAGGGAGCTGccgagggggctggggggcagaggggcccCATCTGCAGCCCCCCGCGCTCCCCTCCGCCTGCGGGGTCTCCAGCCccacggggcagccccggccccgcgcatccccagcccctcccgTGTTGCTGGACCCCAGCCCCACATTTAACCCTGCACTGTGGGGGCTCTCACGGGCATGGGGGCAAGCAACGCTGAGCTCCCAGTCCCaaacctgctcctgccccagggaCAGCCACGCGGTGACACTCGGGGGTGACAAGGGTTTATTTATGTACAGACACAGCTGCCCAGCACGTCCAGCGCCGCCCCAGGCTCACCCCAGAAGCAGCtcgtccccccacccccccgctgTCCGAGGGGGCACACGTGCCCCCCGAGCTGCAGGCGTCCGGACGGCGCGTCGTGGGGCTGGTGGCACCGGGTGCTCCGGCGCTGGGGTCAGtcctggggctgcggggggagCAGAGCCTCCAGGAGCGAGAGCAGGTCCACGGAGAGCTCCTGCGGGGAGCAGAGGGTGGGTGAGAGGGGGaccagccagggcaggggtCCGGGTCAGGGCCGGGGGCTGACAGACCCCGTTGCCTCAGGTCTGTCCCGGCTGATGAGACCCCAACAAACA is part of the Nyctibius grandis isolate bNycGra1 chromosome 11, bNycGra1.pri, whole genome shotgun sequence genome and encodes:
- the LOC137668388 gene encoding gonadotropin-releasing hormone II receptor-like; this translates as MQRAGVGVVVQGAAACLPVAAGRGHADPAVGNASAEPPGSLSPPERGCSWSPQAEEPLRLPTFSPAAQARVAVTFALFALSAGCNAAVLRAAGGRGGGRRSHTRLLLLHLAAADLLVTVAVMPLDAVWNITLQWRAGDLACRLLMYLRLLAMHASAFVTVVISLDRQAAILRPLAIARARARNRTMLCAAWLLSAGLAVPQLFLFRTVTLRPPHNFTQCTTRGSFPRRWHETLYNMLGFACLFLLPLLIMVCCYARILLRMGSGLFSSRDVSLRCSRNNIPRARLRMLKMSLVIVSSFILCWTPYYLLGLWYWFCPRAMQKRVSPALTHILFIFGLFNACLDPITYGLFTIPFPRGWRCPCGHGPKPQPPSPATGSFRCSSSSLPPKRGIPGVRGGPGLPTGAGSCRSSSL